Proteins from a genomic interval of Coraliomargarita parva:
- a CDS encoding MBL fold metallo-hydrolase: MLIASQELPPIGTNAFALIAPERKECVIIDAPQEAYSWAQAVAEKHDCKIVALILTHGHWDHMLDGHKFAEAGIPTYGHKADKIMFASPEIMASFSMPGMTMPAVPIDHWIDEGDKLKLLGVEMEIRHVPGHCPGNILVYVPSEGVAFVGDAIFAGSIGRCDLPGGDFAQLSDAIRTRIYSLPQDTKLYPGHGPETDVETESLTNPYVRQA, from the coding sequence ATGTTGATCGCATCCCAGGAACTTCCTCCCATCGGAACCAACGCTTTCGCACTCATCGCCCCCGAGCGCAAGGAGTGTGTCATTATTGATGCCCCGCAAGAGGCTTATAGCTGGGCGCAGGCCGTGGCCGAGAAGCACGATTGCAAGATCGTCGCGCTAATCCTGACCCACGGGCACTGGGACCACATGCTGGACGGGCACAAGTTTGCCGAAGCGGGCATCCCGACCTATGGTCACAAGGCCGACAAGATCATGTTTGCCTCGCCCGAGATCATGGCGTCCTTCAGTATGCCGGGCATGACCATGCCGGCCGTACCGATCGATCATTGGATCGACGAGGGCGACAAGCTCAAGCTGCTGGGCGTCGAGATGGAGATCCGTCACGTGCCGGGGCATTGTCCGGGCAATATCCTGGTCTATGTGCCCTCCGAGGGGGTTGCGTTCGTCGGTGACGCCATTTTTGCCGGCAGCATCGGTCGCTGTGACCTGCCGGGCGGCGATTTTGCCCAATTGAGCGATGCCATCCGTACCCGTATCTATTCACTGCCGCAGGATACGAAGTTGTACCCGGGCCACG